The following are from one region of the Fusarium keratoplasticum isolate Fu6.1 chromosome 4, whole genome shotgun sequence genome:
- a CDS encoding L-aspartate decarboxylase dtxS4, whose protein sequence is MTATNGRHLDNGSPSTTLRRAEEVHDLIEAVRGLIVPFIKAADDAASQRATGDLAPGEANVLVDFQKPRELVDRVKFSLPNEGRGKEGLLEIIQQVLQNSVNTWDQGFLDKLYASTNAVGVVSDMVLSVLNTNLHVFQVSPALTVVEKTTAKTLAHLFGFTGPRAGGISCQGGSASNLTSLVVARNTLFPECRISGNGDRDFVVFTSAHGHYSVEKSAMICGLGSSSVWPVAVDEHGCMKPDALREQVLRAKAEGKTPFYVNSTAGTTVMGSYEPFEEISKICKEFGLWMHIDASWGGPAIFSSQQKWKLNGSHLADSLTVNPHKMMNVPVTCSFLLGPDMNIFNKANSTAAGYLFHTSDSGDIWDLADLTLQCGRRGDSLKLALAWIYYGAAGFEKQIDHAFEQSAYLANLIKQSDNFVLVSQDPPPCLQVCFYYAPGGDLSEDKEANTLRTKTMVEKMILRGYMVDYAPGPKGSFFRVVVNCQTLKGTVEGLVKGLEEVGRE, encoded by the exons ATGACTGCAACCAACGGCCGCCATCTCGATAACGGGAGCCCCTCCACCACCCTCCGTAGGGCTGAGGAAGTGCACGAT CTCATCGAGGCTGTCCGAGGTCTCATTGTACCcttcatcaaggctgccgacGACGCAGCGTCGCAGCGGGCCACAGGAGACCTTGCCCCGGGCGAGGCTAATGTCTTGGTTGACTTTCAAAAGCCCCGTGAACTAGTTGACCGGGTCAAGTTCTCCTTGCCGAACGAGGGTAGAGGCAAGGAGGGTCTCCTAGAGATCATCCAGCAAGTCCTCCAGAACAGTGTCAATACTTGGGACCAGGGTTTCCTTGACAAGCTCTATGCAAGCACGAATGCG GTTGGCGTGGTTTCAGACATGGTTCTCTCTGTCCTGAATACCAAT CTGCATGTATTCCAAGTCTCCCCCGCCCTGACTGTGGTTGAAAAGACCACCGCAAAGACCCTGGCGCATTTGTTTGGTTTCACTGGCCCACGAGCTGGTGGTATTTCTTGCCAGGGCGGAAGTGCTTCCAACCTGACTTCTCTTGTCGTGGCTCGCAACACTCTGTTCCCCGAGTGCAGGATATCCGGCAATGGTGACCGTGACTTTGTTGTCTTTACGAGCGCCCATGGCCATTATTCGGTTGAGAAGAGCGCCATGATCTGCGGCCTTGGCTCCTCCAGCGTGTGGCCAGTGGCTGTTGACGAACATGGCTGCATGAAGCCTGACGCCCTGCGAGAGCAGGTTCTCCGCGCAAAGGCTGAAGGCAAGACACCCTTCTATGTCAACTCGACAGCAGGTACAACTGTCATGGGATCGTACGAGCCATTCGAGGAGATTTCCAAGATATGCAAGGAGTTTGGTCTGTGGATGCACATCGATGCCAGTTGGGGTGGCCCAGCCATCTTCTCGTCGCAGCAAAAGTGGAAGTTGAACGGCTCTCACCTGGCTGATTCTTTGACGGTCAACCCCCACAAGATGATGAACGTCCCTGTTACTTGCTCGTTCCTTCTGGGCCCCGACATGaacatcttcaacaaggcaAACAGCACCGCTGCAGGGTATCTGTTCCATACCAGCGACAGCGGTGACATCTGGGATCTTGCCGACCTGACCCTTCAGTGTGGTCGACGTGGTGACAGCTTGAAGCTTGCTCTTGCCTGGATCTACTACGGTGCTGCTGGTTTCGAGAAGCAGATTGACCACGCATTTGAACAGTCGGCGTACCTtgccaacctcatcaagcagAGCGACAACTTTGTCTTAGTATCTCAGGACCCCCCGCCTTGCCTGCAAGTGTGCTTCTACTACGCCCCTGGTGGAGACTTGTCCGAGGACAAGGAAGCCAACACTCTCCGAACCAAGACCATGGTCGAGAAGATGATCCTCAGGGGTTACATGGTTGATTATGCTCCTGGACCCAAGGGTAGCTTCTTCCGCGTTGTGGTCAATTGCCAGACGCTAAAGGGAACCGTCGAAGGTCTTGTCAAGGGTCTCGAGGAGGTTGGACGCGAGTGA
- a CDS encoding Nucleolar protein 9: protein MPKPRTKRGTGREEKKRKRREEAESYEAYENDFKRQRTTDENGYQDGQEAQENGIGEKEFFGMLADEEQEYFRRADELLELNQFPSDEERDVFLENVWKEAENKELKLASSQSCSRLMERLIQLSTTAQKKRLFEAFAGHFLSLVQHRFASHCCEALFLRSAGVVTKELSGFVLDTKGAGGDAEKPEAAMEHLFLATLDELEGSLSYLITDRFASHTLRVLLLVLSGRPLEDSSVRTLMKSKKKEKISVSGAEAADEANQGLRAVPPSFIMAANKIIQDSTAGMDATSLRVLARHPMGNPTLQLLLELDLTLNKGEQKADAERPTLLFQLLPGAPKSLSDGSSEASEFINGMIYDQIGSRLIETLITHAPGKVFKALNQNIFLPRIEGYVRNDVSSYAAIRVLNRLSKDDLVQAVEQITPTVPQLVTKSRFNVLKTLFERCAARGANDEIKKLNKGLKEGCGKTPADLVTYLCGFKDDEKKKKDVQQLSKNEYAIQSHGAQLLTALLSIPGPVKGVQESLLAVEPAVLVRLATTSMPTVTVLTTALATPSSNPAFHKSIVSSLLPHIHELAVQQFGHNLINAIAEVPSKGKERSVPFHMKEAIMARLGEHEAELRDSWMGRSVWRNWKGDMWKTRRGDWKIWMREVDAHVESTLPQRGRAAEKQQTVQDKPSKKEEPEVEDKMEVDEVVEKPEEVEEVEKTEEVKEKKKEKKDKKDKKEKREKKDKKDKKEKKKNKSAEAEVVAEDEE from the coding sequence ATGCCCAAGCCTAGAACGAAGCGCGGCACCGGTcgcgaggagaagaagcgcaagcgaCGCGAGGAAGCCGAAAGCTACGAGGCATACGAGAACGACTTCAAGCGCCAGCGAACCACCGACGAGAACGGCTACCAAGATGGACAAGAGGCGCAGGAGAATGGCATTGGAGAGAAGGAGTTTTTCGGAATGCTCGCGGATGAGGAGCAGGAGTATTTCCGTCGCGCCgacgagctcctcgagctgaaCCAATTCCCCTCGGACGAAGAGCGCGACGTCTTCCTCGAGAACGTGTggaaggaggccgagaacaaggagctcaagctcgccaGCAGTCAATCGTGCTCGCGGCTAATGGAGCGCCTCATCCAGCTTTCCACCACGGCGCAGAAGAAACGCCTGTTCGAGGCCTTTGCGGGACACTTCCTCTCGCTGGTGCAGCACCGCTTCGCGAGCCACTGCTGCGAGGCCCTGTTCCTGCGGTCCGCGGGCGTCGTGACAAAGGAGCTTTCTGGGTTTGTGCTGGATACCAAGGGTGCAGGAGGCGATGCTGAGAAGCCTGAGGCTGCTATGGAGCATCTTTTCCTGGCGACGCTGGACGAGCTGGAGGGCAGCTTGTCCTATCTTATCACGGACCGGTTTGCGTCGCATACTCTGCGTGTCCTCCTGCTCGTCCTCTCTGGTCGACCATTGGAAGACTCTTCGGTACGAACTCTTatgaagagcaagaagaaggagaaaatCTCTGTCTCTGGAGCCGAGGCCGCCGATGAGGCGAACCAAGGCCTCAGGGCTGTGCCTCCTTCTTTCATCATGGCGGCCAACAAGATTATCCAGGACTCGACGGCGGGTATGGACGCGACCAGTCTGCGGGTGCTGGCCAGACACCCTATGGGCAACCCTACGCTTCAGCTTCTGCTAGAGCTTGACCTGACGCTCAACAAGGGCGAGCAAAAGGCAGATGCTGAGCGACCGACCCTCCTATTCCAGCTGCTACCCGGTGCTCCCAAGTCCTTGAGCGACGGCTCGTCAGAGGCTTCCGAGTTCATCAACGGCATGATCTACGACCAGATTGGATCACGACTGATTGAGACGCTCATTACGCATGCCCCTGGCAAGGTCTTCAAGGCTCTCAACCAAAACATTTTCCTCCCCCGGATAGAAGGATATGTGCGAAATGATGTTTCGTCCTATGCAGCCATCCGAGTACTGAACCGACTCAGCAAAGATGATCTGGTACAAGCGGTTGAGCAAATCACGCCAACCGTGCCCCAACTGGTCACAAAGTCCAGGTTCAACGTGCTCAAGACTCTCTTTGAGAGATGTGCCGCTCGTGGCGCAAatgacgagatcaagaagctcaacaagggGCTCAAGGAGGGATGTGGAAAGACACCGGCTGATTTGGTTACCTACCTGTGCGGAttcaaggatgatgagaagaagaagaaggacgtCCAGCAGCTGTCTAAGAACGAATACGCTATTCAGTCTCACGGCGCCCAGCTTCTCACGGCCCTCCTTTCGATACCTGGACCCGTAAAGGGCGTTCAGGAGTCTCTTCTCGCTGTTGAGCCGGCTGTGCTCGTCCGTCTCGCCACTACCTCTATGCCTACCGTTACTGTCCTCACCACGGCTTTGGCAACCCCCTCTTCTAACCCTGCCTTCCACAAGTCCATCGTCAGCTCCCTTCTCCCACATATCCACGAGCTTGCGGTCCAGCAGTTCGGCCATaacctcatcaacgccatcgcAGAGGTGCCtagcaagggcaaggagcgcAGTGTGCCGTTCCACatgaaggaggccatcatggcgcGCCTTGGCGAGCACGAGGCGGAGCTTCGAGATAGCTGGATGGGCAGAAGCGTGTGGCGAAACTGGAAGGGTGACATGTGGAAGACACGGCGCGGAGACTGGAAGATTTGGATGCGAGAGGTTGATGCTCATGTTGAGTCAACCTTGCcccaaagaggaagagctgctgagaagcagCAGACAGTCCAAGACAAGCCTTCTAAGAAGGAGGAGCCGGAAGTTGAGGATAAGATGGAGGTggatgaggttgtcgagaagCCTGAGGaagtggaagaagtcgaaaAGACCGAGGAagtgaaggagaagaagaaagagaaaaaggacaagaaggataagaaagaaaagagggagaagaaggacaaaAAGGAcaaaaaggagaagaagaagaacaagtcAGCAGAGGCCGAAGTAGTcgctgaggatgaggagtAG
- a CDS encoding Exonuclease 1 encodes MGVTGLLPLLKSIQKPTELKKYDGQTLGVDAYGWLHRAAYCCALELGQGKPTQKYINAAMMRVRMLRHFGVTPYMVFDGDYLPSKAATEDSRAKKRDDKKKVAMELLRAGKPAQATQEFQKCIDITPEMASALIQQLKKLDIPYVVAPYEADAQLVYLERQGLIHGIISDDSDLLVFGAKKLLTKLDQYGNCIEINRKDFCACREVSLTGWSDTEFRRMAILSGCDYLDGLPSVGLKTAYRMLRKTKAPERVVRMLQFQGKRISENYLTQFYQAELTFLHQWVFCPNKKQLVHLTDLDGTRTAEEMPFIGAFVEPEVARAVAKGDMNPITKMPIILPLTPSKRRHSQTTSSSVDEPPPMKPISSYFKGHQRIPMGEMDPNCFEVDPQRVSQITGGGLVPRVFPLPRPYLDEATRPTAPGPSNRTRSSPRLNRRRTEPISSMLARIAGSPPTTRRTSSVGTASNSSAAPSTDPMNRPPKKARLCDDNEAEPIDSPPERSRFFSAPKLRRSPRRAKSDAYLLSDDSLDEALMALPDFEGWKPADKSRKSISVFEERESQETTTTSDSFTTTADSESQASFKHEQTPMSSFEDPMPPPRSTAPLSKPSETPSRPNLRQFSYSKPTETPASDVSRRSSVFSAASTPSTAPSTAASRMTPLQRLGARALSGPMSPKLPKPRNSLDRQFLSGVPVNPAFVPLPKVNLKEVEQLNRGSEDQIIPDSDEEDEDDDEVELAPPKKLNLSRFAFA; translated from the exons ATGGGTGTAACCG GACTTCTGCCGCTTCTCAAGTCTATCCAAAAGCCAACAGAGCTCAAGAAATATGATGGACAAACCTTGGGTGTCGACGCGTACGGATGGCTTCATCGTGCGGCCTATTGTTGTGCTTTAGAGCTTGGGCAGGGCAAGCCGACGCAGAA GTACATCAATGCTGCCATGATGCGTGTCCGCATGCTCCGCCATTTCGGTGTCACCCCCTACATGGTATTCGACGGCGACTATCTGCCTAGCAAAGCTGCCACCGAGGATTCACGtgccaagaagagagatgacaagaagaaggtggccATGGAGCTCCTTCGAGCTGGAAAGCCTGCTCAGGCCACTCAGGAGTTTCAGAAATGCATCGATATCACCCCCGAGATGGCATCCGCTCTTATCcagcagctgaagaagctcgatATTCCCTACGTTGTCGCCCCCTACGAAGCCGATGCACAACTCGTCTACCTCGAACGACAGGGTCTGATCCACGGCATCATTTCGGACGACTCTGATCTCCTCGTGTTCGGTGCCAAGAAGCTTTTGACCAAGCTAGACCAGTACGGAAACTGCATCGAGATCAATCGCAAGGATTTCTGCGCCTGCCGGGAGGTCTCTTTGACGGGATGGTCCGATACCGAGTTTCGACGAATGGCTATCTTAAGCGGATGTGACTATCTGGATGGTCTTCCAAGTGTCGGGTTGAAGACAGCATATCGAATGCTCCGCAAGACCAAAGCTCCCGAACGAGTAGTGCGCATGCTTCAATTCCAGGGCAAGCGAATTTCGGAAAACTACTTGACCCAGTTCTACCAGGCCGAATTGACCTTCCTGCATCAATGGGTCTTCTGTcccaacaagaagcagcttgtTCACCTCACTGACCTGGATGGTACGCGGACTGCCGAGGAGATGCCCTTCATTGGAGCCTTTGTGGAGCCCGAAGTTGCACGAGCGGTGGCCAAGGGTGATATGAatcccatcaccaagatgccCATCATTCTCCCTCTGACGCCGTCCAAGAGAAGACATTCACAGACCACTTCTAGTTCTGTCGATGAGCCTCCACCCATGAAGCCCATCAGCTCATACTTCAAGGGTCACCAACGGATACCTATGGGTGAGATGGATCCCAATTGCTTCGAGGTCGATCCTCAACGAGTTTCGCAAATTACCGGAGGAGGATTGGTTCCCCGGGTGTTCCCTCTGCCCAGGCCCTATCTTGATGAAGCAACTCGACCCACGGCCCCAGGTCCTTCCAACCGCACGCGATCATCCCCACGACTCAACCGCCGCCGAACTGAGCCAATCTCCAGTATGCTCGCCCGGATTGCTGGCAGCCCTCCCACCACAAGACGTACGTCTTCTGTGGGTACGGCGTCCAACTCATCCGCGGCCCCCTCGACCGATCCTATGAACAGGCCACCCAAGAAGGCCCGTCTGTGTGACGACAACGAAGCCGAGCCCATCGATTCTCCGCCGGAGAGGAGCAGGTTCTTTTCAGCTCCAAAGCTACgaagaagcccgagaaggGCCAAGAGCGATGCGTACTTGCTGTCAGACGACTCTCTTGATGAGGCACTTATGGCTCTTCCTGACTTTGAAGGCTGGAAACCTGCCGACAAGTCAAGAAAGTCCATTTCAGTCtttgaggagagggagagccaGGAAACTACCACCACGAGCGACAGTTTCACTACCACGGCCGACAGTGAGAGTCAAGCATCCTTCAAACATGAACAGACACCAATGTCATCTTTTGAAGATCCtatgcctcctcctcgatcaACCGCGCCTCTCTCAAAGCCTTCCGAGACTCCTTCTCGGCCCAATCTCCGCCAGTTCTCATACTCGAAACCAACTGAAACGCCTGCTTCGGATGTTTCGCGACGCTCCTCGGTATTCAGTGCGGCATCCACTCCCTCAACCGCGCCTTCGACTGCCGCCTCTCGAATGACACCGCTGCAGCGGCTTGGCGCTCGTGCCCTCAGCGGCCCCATGTCTCCCAAGCTACCCAAGCCACGCAACAGCCTTGACAGACAGTTCCTCTCGGGCGTTCCTGTGAACCCGGCATTCGTTCCCCTCCCCAAGGTCAACCTGAAGGAGGTGGAGCAGTTGAACCGAGGCAGCGAGGACCAAATCATCCCCGATagtgacgaggaagatgaggacgatgacgaagtCGAGCTTGCACCTCCGAAGAAGCTCAACCTCTCCCGCTTCGCATTTGCATAG
- a CDS encoding RBR-type E3 ubiquitin transferase, whose protein sequence is MDSDEEYMSALSSDDELMQDDSGDEMSAGDDFDDEEFDEPDPDFGLAKDLDKKRQAAHVVSYKVYEPNDIQRQQDDMINEVNMILDMQKEDAAILLRYFRWNKERLLEDYMDRPEKVLEAAGLGNSSVAQPQLEVIPGFMCDICCEDEDGLESFAMKCGHRYCVECYRHYLTQKIKEEGEAARIQCPSDGCGRILDSASLDVLVTQELSGRYQELLNRTYVEDKDNFKWCPAPDCPNALECGVKKKDLDKIVPTVECRCGYRFCFGCPNPDHQPAPCELVKKWLKKCADDSETANWISANTKECPKCNSTIEKNGGCNHMTCRKCKYEFCWMCMGLWSEHGTSWYNCNRYEEKSGAEARDAQAKSRTSLERYLHYYNRYANHEQSAKLDKDIAQKTEKKMVQLQTASGMSWIEVQYLNSASQALQTCRQTLKWTYAFAFYLARNNLTEIFEDNQKDLEMAVEDLSEMFEKPIQELSDPKLKVDIMDKTSYCNKRRVILLADTAENLAKGEWVFNSDLVANTTAGPAPRR, encoded by the exons ATGGATTCGGACGAGGAGTACATGTCGGCTCTTtcgagcgacgacgagtTGATGCAGGACGACAGTGGGGACGAGATGTCGGCTGGTGACG ACTtcgatgatgaagagttTGACGAGCCCGATCCCGACTTTGGTTtggccaaggatctcgaTAAGAAGAGACAGGCCGCCCACGTCGTATCCTACAAAGTCTACGAGCCGAACGATATTCAACGCCAACAAGATGACATGATCAACGAGGTCAATATGATCCTAGACATGCAAAAAGAAGACGCCGCCATCCTACTCCGTTATTTCCGATGGAACAAGGAACGTCTGCTTGAGGATTACATGGACCGCCCTGAAAAGGTCCTGGAGGCTGCCGGCCTGGGTAACAGCTCGGTGGCGCAACCACAGCTGGAGGTCATCCCCGGCTTCATGTGTGACATATGCtgcgaggatgaagacggtCTCGAGTCGTTTGCCATGAAGTGTGGTCACCGGTACTGCGTAGAGTGCTACCGCCACTACCTGACgcagaagatcaaggaggagggtgaggctGCTAGAATCCAGTGCCCCTCAGACGGCTGCGGTCGTATCCTCGACTCGGCTTCGCTCGACGTGCTTGTGACGCAAGAGTTGTCGGGTCGCTAccaggagcttctcaaccgGACATACGTCGAAGACAAGGACAATTTTAAGTGGTGTCCTGCCCCTGACTGTCCCAACGCCCTCGAGTGTggcgtcaagaagaaggatctcGACAAGATTGTCCCCACGGTCGAGTGCCGCTGCGGCTACAGGTTCTGTTTCGGCTGTCCTAACCCGGATCACCAGCCTGCTCCTTGCGAGCTGGTGAAGAAATGGCTCAAGAAATGTGCCGATGACTCGGAAACGGCGAATTGGATATCGGCCAACACAAAGGAGTGTCCCAAGTGTAATTCGACGATCGAGAAGAACGGAGGCTGCAACCACATGACCTGCCGGAAGTGCAAGTACGAGTTTTGTTGGATGTGCATGGGGCTCTGGTCTGAGCACGGCACCAGTTGGTACAACTGCAACCGGtacgaggagaagagcggTGCCGAAGCACGGGATGCGCAAGCAAAGTCCCGAACGTCTCTTGAGCGCTATCTCCACTACTACAACCGCTATGCCAACCACGAGCAATCGGCCAAGCTGGATAAGGACATTGCCCAAAAGACAGAAAAGAAGATGGTGCAGCTTCAGACCGCCTCGGGCATGTCCTGGATCGAGGTTCAGTACCTCAACTCGGCGTCCCAGGCCCTCCAGACCTGCCGACAGACCCTCAAGTGGACCTACGCTTTTGCCTTCTACCTGGCCAGAAACAACCTCACTGAGATTTTTGAGGACAACCAGAAGGACCTGGAAATGGCCGTGGAAGATCTATCCGAGATGTTTGAGAAGCCTATTCAAGAATTGTCCGACCCTAAGCTGAAGGTGGACATCATGGATAAGACCTCGTACTGTAACAAGAGGCGTGTGATTCTCCTCGCCGACACCGCCGAGAACTTGGCCAAAG GTGAATGGGTTTTTAACTCGGACCTCGTGGCCAACACGACTGCTGGGCCCGCCCCCCGTCGCTAA